CAGACAAggtaagacaaaaaaaacccaaacaaaccaaagcaaaacaaatctaatgaaaccaaaccaaacaaaactaaaataataaaataaaaaaccaTAAACACAGCATGTTTTACATGAGGAAACACTTGCCAGCAGTTTGCACTCAGAGAAAAGTCAATGGATCCATCACCTGTTGTCTGCTTTGAAAGCATTTTTTAAGGTGCAGGCAGTGGGTTTTGACCTCACTCCAGCTTATCTGGCACAATGCACTGTTCATAGGCTACTCAGATTCACAGCTTCAATAAAAGAAAAGCACTTGATAAGCAGCTCTTAGGTTTTTCTTTGTTCAGAAACACCATCTGATGTGTTTGGGGAGGTTATTGCATTATCAGAATGATTGCACAACTGAAAGGGGGATGAATGGTATTTCAAGCCAGCAAATgaactgccagctgcaggtgtgaGGACAAACAGAATCAAAATAGGCTTAACACAAGGAGGAAATCAGCAATTCCTCCCATGACCAACCTTGAAAGTAATAGtcacattaaaaaacaaaaaaaagccccaacacaCACAGAAGAAATATTATACCTTAACCACATACTCTATGCTTGGTCAGTGTTATTTGTTTGTTCTGGTGTTGCTTCAGAAGAAAAGCTGGGTGTCAGAGAAAAAGATCAAGTGATTGGTTTAAAGGCCCTGAAGCAGCTTTGTTGGCTTGTTTTGTGGCttgttgcctttttctttctttttttaaatgtttttttgaAACTTCTCCTGAGACAGTACAGGGAACACTGAACCAATTCACTGATTCCCACAGACACTCAATGGGGACCCACTACCTCTGTGCTGTGAGTTCTGGGAGAGAAGTCATCATCTGTATGTGGTGGATCAAAGGGCAAAAAGTAGTGACCCTGACTAGGAGACCATTATATATTGAGGGGTCGAAGATGCACATCACAGTCAATCTGAgtaggggcagcctctgctgtgctgcacagatCAATCAACTGCACAGCTTAGCATAAAAGGAGCTTACAGGCAGCTCCTACCTGATACCAGCAATCACACCCCCTGCCTGGCCTCACCTTTGTCTAAAAGGGCAACAAGAACGTCCTTGGGTCTGTGTAAGAAAATTATACAACAGCTTCAGTGGCAAAAAAGGAGGAGCTCCTCTCTATAGACAAGGTCCAGAGTGCCCTGGGAAATAGCCACCTGGGATCCATGGGAAGCTGCAAGATCCCCACCATctgaagagacatccaagatacTTGCCACCTACACACCTGCAGAGCTACGATGTCATTGGCATTactgagacatggtgggatggctcTAATGACTGGAGCATAGGATTAGATGAGTGTAAACTCTCCAGggaaggcaggctggggagaagaggaggaggtgttGCCCTCTGCATCAAAGACCAGCCAGAGTCCCTGTAGCTCCACCTGTGGATAGATGAAGAAGAGACAGAgcttatgggtgagaattaaagCAAAGACAAGGGAAAGTTACATCATAGTGGGGTCTGCTACAGGCCACCTGATCAAGAAGACTGAGTGGATGAGGCCCtctataaacagagaggagcagctTCACATTTGCAAGCCCTGATTCTCATGGGAGAGTTCAACCACCTGGATATTTGTTGGAAGGACAGTACAGCAGGGCACCAGCAatctaagaggttcctggagTGCATTGATGATAATTTTCTCCTCCAAGTGGTAAAGGAACCTACAAGAAAAGATGCTATGCTTGTATGCTTTGTtctcaccaacaaggaggggctgACAAATTTGGTGGCTCTCTGTGATGGAGTTACTGCATCAGTAGATGAGGGAAGAAGAACTGATACCATCTACCTGGGCTTGTGTGAAGCATCTGATACTGTCTCAGGTGACATCCTGGCCACCAAATCGGAAAAGTATGGACTTGAGAGGTGGACTGCCTGCcgggtaaggaattggctggacaGCCACACTCAGACAATTGTGGTCAACAGCTCAATGTCCAAATgaagaccagtgacaagtggagcccctcaggggctggcactgggtgtgacaccaagctatgtgGTCCAGTTGACATGCTAGAGGGAACAGATactgccatccagaaggacttgaacaggcttgagaggtcaacctcatgaagtgcctacacctgggtcagggAAATTCtaagcacaaatataggctggacaaggagtggctcaagagcagtcttGAGGAGAAGAACTTAGGGGTGTCAGCTGATGAAGAAACtcaacacgagccagcaatgtgctcttgcagTCCGGAAGGCCAGCTGTGTCCTAGGcttcatcaaaagaagtgtgaccaacagaacaaggcaggagattctctccctctactctgttcttgtgagacctcacctgtgtccaattctggtgcccccagcatgagaaggacatggaactgctggagtgggtccagaggaggactacaaagatgatcagagggctggagcaccccccctatggggaaaggctgcaagagctggggctgttcagcctggagaaacaaAGGCTCCAGGTAGATCTTATaaaggccttccagtacctgaaagggacctacaagaaagctgggaagggactattttacaaaggcttgttgtgatagaatgagaaaaaatggattgaagcttgaggagggcagattagactggatattaggaaaaaattctttacagagagagtggcaaggtacaagaacaggttgcctggggaggctgttgatgccctctccctggagatgttcaaggccaggctggaaaaggccttgagcaagctggtgtggtggaaggtgtccctgcccacctgGCAGGGGCctgggaactagatgatctttaaggtctcttccacatCAAACCATTACATGAATTCCCTCTTCTTAATCTTAACACAGCTATTTTATTAAGCCATTTGTTGTCAGTCCTTTCTCACAGGCATACAGAAAAGCCCTGCATCAGTTTACTCTCACTTCATCCCtcaccccagggcagagcatctGCATTTCCCCTTGTGCTTTGAAATGTAAGCGAATCGTGACAAGCTGTGCTCCTCCTGCACTCGGTAAAGAGCTAGTCCATAGTTTATGGACTTTGTAAAGCAAGTCAGCACATTTGGCCTGTTGAATTACATTCTAGTCATGCTGACTGGCCCTCCATCTGAGGGTAGGATTACTGCCAGAATGGCCACATCCTCATTTGCTTAGGAAATGTGAAACACCATTTAAAAAATGCCGTAGCAGAAAGTTGTTTTAGACACAAATATTGCCACACCATCCAAAGGATGACCAAAAAGGACCTTGGTACCCCCACTGTTTGCATGCCTTCAACCAAGGACGGGAGCAATACATGATAGCTATGTTGCTTCAAAACAATTTTCCTTTAGGAACACAACCATTCAAACTCACCTGAGTCCAGCTGCAGTGACCTTATCTTTTGCTGAAGAACAGCTTTTGCTGATGAAGTCAAACATTTCAGGATGACTGCAATGGCTGGGAACTAGATAGAACAGTGTCATTGGCATATTTTTGGCAACCAATGTTACTATGCTGTTTGTGGCTAGTCTGGGGCCTGTGACTATCTCTTCCAGTATCTCATACAGACTGAAAGATACACAGGGTATACAGGGACTTAATAAGATATTACTGAACATGTAGTGATCCCTAATCCTGTAAAGCCAAGACAGTTAAAACTGGAGCTTGTCTAAAAAGTGCTCTAATCATAGTACTGGCTGGCCCAATGATGAAAAGGACATCTTTTACCTGAGCATGGTGCAGTGCATGGTAAAAACAGAACAAAGTTACTTTTAATTTATTCTTACTGATCTCAGGTATTAGCAAACAGCAAACTGTTTTGCAATTTAGAGTACGCTGTTGGCAACAACAGAGGCAAGTTAAAATAACCCTGCTGGAGCTACTGACTGACGTTTAACGTTGCTGCCAGTAAAGAATAACTCTTAGATGAGAATCCAAAGTTTATCACAGGATTGAAAAGGAGTTCACGAACCAAGCCAGAAAAGCTGTTCAGCTATTGGCTGCTGCTATACCTCCTCCTTTGCTCCTCTCACGCTCATAGGAGGAATAGGAGCTCTACCCAAGCTTTCATTCTACTTCTGCCTGAAGACCTACGTGGGTGCACAAACAAGGGCTGaagacactgcagcaggaaaagtTACACGGCAagtttggttttccttcttttttaaagtttcttgagtcactgcccagccactAACTTAATCACTTGCTCTGCTCAACGGAACCTGCGTGAAATCAGACGTAAGCCAACAAGGAAACGAAAGGAAATACTTTCGCAGTGCTTGCTGCTGGGACAGAAATGTCTTCTCTTTTCCGGATGATGTTTTTAATTGAGATTACTTCTGTAGCCTCTTAAGCAGAACTTTTCTCTGACCAGATCCGGAGCTCTGAAGGTTATCAGTAAAATGAGACCTCCTTGACAGAAATCCAGTGATGAATAACTAGTTAGTATAAAACTGCACAATAAGCAGTAGACTTAAGTAGAATGTTTAAATAATTGAAGTGTAACAACTATCAATTAATGATATATCTAATCCAGATTATCTATCTGCAGCAGATGTCCATATGCAGCAAAGAGCTCTAAGAGCaaaaagcagctccaggaaTGAAACACAGAAAAGTTTTGCAATATATTTTTGAGGATGAGGCTCAGTGGGTACTAGCATATGTGTCTATTTTCTCTAAGAAGGAAGGGTTGGGTTCTGTATGCTGACTTCAGTAACACCTATTATGTTTTGCCCTCTATTCAGCCACACCTCAGATTACTTTCTTGTTGCCTTTCAAAGGCCACACAGTTCTTTAGAGCCAGGAGTTTATGTAACTATGTCTAAAGACGGAAACAAAGGCTTTTTATCTCTCTTTGTATCTGAGGAAACAGTGATTTTTAGAGATGTTAAGAATCACTAATAGCTGTATAGCAAGCACTTCTGAAAATTAGATACAGGTTTAAGCTGTCCATATATGGATCCAGATAAGACAAATGATAGCTGAAGAAATTAGAGGACATGAAATTCAGTCAATAGAAGGTATTTCAATAATGGATGAGTATATTTAAACGTTGTTTTCAGAGCAATCATGTAAAGCCATGGGTTTATGCCTTTCATTCTTCATGTAGTACTCGATGACCCTGGACAAAATGGACAATTTGAGTCTGAAAGGAGCATTTCCCCGAGCTGAGTTAGTTGAATTTGAAGGTGTTTATGTCTCAAAACCAATATATAGCACATTGGAAAAGCTGCGCAAGTTCAAAGCCAGACCTGATGATCTGCTCATCGCGACCTACGCAAAAGCAGGTTGGTGTCTGTAGGAAACTGTACTGGTTTGAAgccaattggaatattttaatgagaaaaaatagattataggctgtgaaaagaaaataatggtgatgcctacttcactcgtaggtttgctgagatgtataaaaccaaggaCACAAGTATAGATAAGGCAGTTAGTGTCTGTATTTCTCCCAGACTACTGCCGTATTAACTGCTTTTTGCTGAAGCTGTGTAACTCAACTAACCATTCTGCTtataaccccccttgctgatccttccaactcaccctgcatgtaaggcagattctggaataagggggaggggtgggggaagggtggaaagaaggtggaagggtggtcgGGAGCATCCCCCCATGGCACTctgactgctgggaggggtattgtgtttctgtattacttttaacttgtctatttctgtatatagctgtaaatatttgtaatataccgtaaatatctgcttgtatattgtgccaagctgtgaatataaagcttcattccttaacttccagcctgctgagtctagtctgggtgaattcattggAGAGGGTGGTGGGGTGGTGGTGCATGTAAGTCCTAAAcgatcacagaaacacaacagaaaagTTGGAGATTAAAATTACAATTTTATGTTGTGAGTAACACTTGTCTAATTCCAAATCAGACACATTCTTAAGTGACTGGTGACTTATGATTTCTTTGGCAGAAATAACAGCTATCTATTATTATCAGAGTTCAAATGGTCATAGTTTAATTACCTATGTTTAAATGTTTCCTTTGGTTTAGATTGTATACATATATCTTAATGGCAAAAATAGTTTTCCACCAATAGGCAACGATTTAGCCAATCCTAGTAAAAAGTCATCATTACTAAGAAATAATAGAAACTGGCTGAACAACTGTGGATTTTATTACATGTCTGGGGAATCACCTCTGTGTAGATCAGTGCTGATTTCTGGAAATGGGCTAATTATTTTAAAGAAACAATGAAATTCACCTAATAATTTCAGCCAATGAAACAAAATATCCACCATAACACTGGCTATCTGGTATTTTATTCAGTGATTAGCCACTTAGCTCATTATTATTTCTCCTCTTGATCAGACCCTTTATACTtagcacaaaggaaaacaattaaTGACAAAAATCAATATTGTCATTGGGTGAAAAAAACCCATGTACAGTTCAGGGGattcaggagagatttaggaACATTTGATAACCATTGAAAAATAATTACTTGAATTAACAAGATTTTGTAAGTACTTttttcagcattaaaaaaattaCACAAACCCCATTATTTTTGTAAAACTGGAAAGCTTTTCATTTATTATCCTCTCTTTCTACTTTGTCCATCATTTTCTGTGATATTCCttcctcttttaatatgaaatTCATCCTTCTGGCTTTCAGTTCCCTGGCCAAAGAGACTCTTGGCTATCCCTGAGGGAAACATCTAAACACTGACATTTTCAGGTACCACATGGACACAGGAGATAGTGGATATGATTCAACAAAATGGAGATGTTGAGAAGTGTAGACGTGACACTACTTACAGACGGCATCCCTTCCTTGAGTGGTTTATCCCAGAGCCTCCATCTCTACGTTACTCAGGTGAGTATTATGCAAGATTTGTGTTTCAgaccaaatgaaacaaaataaacactCTGTGCTCAAGCTACAAGTTTCCTGGGAGAGGTCCCACTAGCTTTGTCACTGAACTCTGCATCATGTTTAGTATTAGGGATTAATTCTGTTGCTTTAACATAAACAAGCTGTTGCAGATGTGACCCCAGCACTACTGAAAGCTGTGTATGATGATCCACAGCACctaaaccagcagcagacatgCACAAAATGGCAACATAGGGTCATCTGAATCCAATTTTCTGATATGGGGCCCTATGGAAAAGAAACTTATGGATGTATTCCCAAAAGGTGGATAATGTTTTGAATGGTTCTGCTACTGTTTTGAGTAACTATAAGTTATGAGGCATTCAGCAGCCAGCTGTCCTGACTGTTTTGCAAGTCAAGTTTCCTGCAAGACTCTTCCACCAGCAAGTGTTCCCACACCACACAAATCTTTAAGCCAGACTCTCTTCATATTTTAAGCTAAAGACCTTACTAACTCTGCAGTAGAAGTGCTATTTTTTCTCTCCTAAGCTAGACTGTACTGACACATGGAGAGGCAAAAAATGACAAAGGATGATAACAAATAATACAAAAGGAAAAATCACAGAGGTCATGATAGATGTTTAAAAAAGAGGGAAGGATGGGACAACACATCTCCACATATCACCATATATTCCTAAGTATTCCCATATATCCATACCTACTCAAAATCCACTGCCCATCATTCTCCTGTGCAATTTTGTATATGCTACACCACTCCATAATTACTTTGGAAATTAATGGTTGTTACAAGGTGAACTGTTGAAAAGTCAGTCAAAACCCCACATGTgggaatagaaaaaaaatgctaGTGCAATTTAGAGAAAAGTCATATCTTACAATGAAACATCCCACAGGCCTGGAGCTAGCTGAAGCTATGCCTTCTCCAAGAACAATAAAAACTCATCTGCCTGTGCAACTGGTGCCTCCCTCCTTTTGGGAACAAAACTGTAAGGTAAGGCTGAAAAGGTAGGACTCAATTCTGTTTCACCTGAAAAGCATCATAAACCAGGGCTGAATATGGTTTCCAGAATCGTTGTGAAACCTAAAGGTCTCCCAAGATATTTTCTCCTCAATGTGAGAAACCTGTGTGAAACTGAAGAAACCATGGTTAAGTTACCTACACTGGATTtcagaaaaatggcagcttCAAAGCAATATCTCTTTTAAGCCTCTATCATCAGGCTCcaggagaaagctccaggagATGCTAAGTATCTTTATAAGGTTCTGCAAGttaattttctctttctctattTTCATATCAATAAAGGTAATTTATGTGGCAAGAAATGCAAAAGACAACTTGGTGTCATACTACCATTTCCACAGAATGAATAAAGCATTGCCAGAGCCAGGAACCTGGGAGGAGTTCATGGAGAAATTCATGACTGGAAAAGGTGATGAACTGCAAACAGTTGTATAAGAGATTTTGTTAAAGAATtcatgacttagaatcatagagtacacagggttggaagggacctttagaggttatctagtccaacttccaGCAGTAAGCAGGGTTGATTTATCTATTTCAGCCATGGCTTGAAATCCAGTGCTCACATTTTATGACAAGATATCTATTGAAGGTGTAGCAGTAGTAATTTATAttcattaactttttttttttgggactCAAAGAATTAATTCTATCTTTACATtcttactgaaaaaaaaccaacaacaacaacagccaaAACAAATCACAAAGAGAATAGAAAAGGCTTATCTTTATTTCATTATAATTTTGAAGCTtaatctcttctttctgaggtgaagagaaacttgtttgaAAGCCAGCTGGGAAAGAACAGTTGTTCAATTGTTTTTTCTCTGGCCAGGTATACAAGAAAC
The window above is part of the Pogoniulus pusillus isolate bPogPus1 chromosome 5, bPogPus1.pri, whole genome shotgun sequence genome. Proteins encoded here:
- the SULT1C4 gene encoding sulfotransferase 1C4; this encodes MTLDKMDNLSLKGAFPRAELVEFEGVYVSKPIYSTLEKLRKFKARPDDLLIATYAKAGTTWTQEIVDMIQQNGDVEKCRRDTTYRRHPFLEWFIPEPPSLRYSGLELAEAMPSPRTIKTHLPVQLVPPSFWEQNCKVIYVARNAKDNLVSYYHFHRMNKALPEPGTWEEFMEKFMTGKVLWGSWYDHVKGWWKAKDKHRILYLFYEDMKENPMKEIQKIMKFLEKDLNQEVLNKILRNTSFEVMKENPMANYTKEFQGIMDHSVSPFMRKGSVGDWMNYFTVEQNKKFDEEYKKKMADTSLVFRTEL